The DNA sequence TAAAAGAATTCGGACTATGTCATCCTTGATTGTTTCTTCTTAATAGGCTTAATATGTGGAGTACTAGTTTTCTTTGATTGAGTCTTCTCAATACATATTTCTCTATATAGGGGAGCTCACCTTTGTAACCTTCCTGCAGTTAGAAGACATATTGCATAGGTTAAATGTAAATGATGTTACACAATCTTTAATATGCTAATAAGTTAAGTTATTGACTATTGTAAATCTCATATTTTGTCTTCCGCTGAGATCCTCTTTATCTTAGAAATAACATGTTTgtctctttatttaattctcactatCTTTACTTTCCAACACCACCCCACTTAATTAAGTTATGTGACCAGGTTGTTGTTAGGGTATGCtcttgatttataattttataatccaatttcacatcctccagtacaaaagaaaaaaggtaaTTATGACAATGAATATATCTTAATTTGTTTTACATATTCCTTCCCGGTACTCCAATGTCAactttgaaattatttgacgGATAATATTTGCCAAACAGAAATCGCCAAATCATATGATTGTGGCAGTTGTCATTATTCCAAAACTTAATTTGTACAAGAAATTATTGTCCCACAGAGAAACGATACAAATAAGGCACAGGTATGTGATGCAGATGGAGGCGGCACTGCCACAGACAGCAAGCGCACCACTAAGATATCGCACAGCTCACACCCATTCGCTTTCCTAAAATTTATTGTGCCAACCAAACCCTCGCTTTTAATGTctcattctatttttattatctccatgcttttttcttgaaatagttttttttatcgtatATACATATGCAGATAAAGAAGATATAAAAGGAATAGATAGACCAAGATTGTATCCAAATCTATATGCCTGcttatagttgacatggtATGGAGAAACCCTGCTTTGCCCAATGGTGGCAACCAAGCAATTGTGCCCTTTTACCAAGCAAGTTGTAgacttcttttcttcttctacaaATTCCACCCTTTCAATCTTTGAGAAGCTTAATTCACCCCTAAACtatactagtaattatttttctttttttttgttttttttttggcggGGGTCGGGGGTCGGGGGGGATGCTGATTGCAAATTATAGTTGAACTTTTCTATGTTCGAATGGTGACATAAGGTTTGAAGGGTTCTTTCACTTAAAAAAGTACTTATAATAGTAAAAGAGAATTGAGGTTTGCCTATCCGATTATTCGAATCTAAAAAAGTGAGCACTCTATGTCCAcaccaatttaatataatttttgctCAAATGAAAACGTCTTTTAATCACCAATAAAGTGGATATGCTCATACATCAACCCATTACTTTACCTCGTCAGCATCTAATCTGTAAAGTATAAACAATCATATAAAACAACATGATGAAGCAAGTGGCTTCCAAATCATCacaataatatagtactactagtaattgTGTTTCTTGTAAATGAATCtaagtaaatttaaataagcaATCAGCTCAGCCCTTGCACGaatggtaaaaaaaacatgaaataaatcaaaatccaatctatacacaaaattacaaactttaatgtatatagaatataaagaaggagaaaattcTATTCGTTAAAATGCTCGTATAGTTTGACATCTGTCACCGTTCACATTCATCTTGATCGAACGATCCAGGTCTCTTGCTGCTCTTCAGCCTCAACAGTCCATACAATTTTCGGAACTCCTTAGGCATTGTTTCCTTCCAGGCGGCACCACCGCCTTCCTCCGCGATAGACGGCGGCGCTGGAGACGACGCCGAACTGTCGCTCAGCCGCGTCGCGACCTTTCCGCCGCTCTTGCTGTTCGATTGCAAGGCGGAGATGACTGATTTCAATGCGCGGCTTGGCGAAGACCGGTTCACCAACATCAATTCGCTGATCTCCGCCGCGCTCATCTTAGCTCCGCTCTGGAAAATCTCCTCCACTTGAGGAAACAATTTGTGCTCCTTCACTCCGAGATAATTGTTTGCCAAATTTTTGAAAGAGACGAAATCACACATGGGGAAGTGAATGTGCATATCGATTCTCCCCGGCCGGAGCAGAGCAGGATCGATTCCAATTCCGTCTTTGTTGTTCATCGTGAAAATGAAAATCCTCTCGTCCTGCGAATTCAATAGCCCATCCATAAAATTCAGCAAACCGGATGACGTAATCCGCGCGTTTGACCTCTCTGAAACGTAACGATCCAAATCCTCGACGACGATCAGAGACTTGCTCGATGTTTGCAACAGAAGCGAGTTCAGATCCGCCTCGTCGGCCACTTGCGAGAGATTGACGTAGTAAACGTCGTAGTTGAGGAGATTCGCCGTGGCGGCGATGAAACTGGATTTCCCGGTGCCGGAAGGGCCGTAGAGGAGATAACTGCGCTTCCAAACGCGGCCTAGCTTGTGGTAGTACTGTTTCGATTTCAGAAACGTTTCCAGATCGTGGCGAATTTTGGCTTTCAGATCCGGATCGAGCACGAGCGCGTCGAAATTGGCGGGGTGGTTGAACGGAACCGACTTCCACCTGCCGTCGCGGTGGTTGTGAATCTTCAATTCCGTCCCCCTCTGCTCGATGTCGTCGGAGACCGCGTGGATGTGTTGAAGGTAGGGTTTCAGAATTCTCCGCTTATCCTTCTTCTTAATCCTCAGCACGAAGCTCCGGCGAACAATCTGATTGCCGCGATCTCTCTCCACTTGATTGAGCCACGAAACTCGAGCGCCGAGGAAAACGTCTTGGATCGCCTGATTGTCGTCGACCGACAAAACGATGTCGTTTGGCTTTTTCCCGTTGAAGAGGTTGGTGAAATCGGAGTCCTCTAATGAAGGCAGAGAACTGAGGTAGAGCGAAACTCGGCGGTAGAAGAGGTTCTGCTGCTGGGTGGAATCGTTCAACTCGGGGACCTTGAAGTGCTGGTGCACGTGAACTCGGTCTCCGCCCCATTCAACCCATTTCCTCACGGCGTAGATGAGAGCGGTCCGGTGCAGAAACCACCGCACCAGAAAAATCGAGCAGACAATCGAGAACAATATCAACAACAGATTCACAACAAACATGGATATATCCAGTATGgagtttctttatttattttcggGTGAATTGATGATTTGTTGAGGCGAAGGAGAACCTTAACAATTAATTACAGAGAATTTCATTGTAGATGGAGATTATATAGGGAGGAAGTATTAGTAGCTGTCAACGAGTGAGACCAATAATACTGGGAAAGATGTGGGCGGAGAAATTCGATTCTACTTGGTATTTCGAGATTCGgcctcaaattttatttttaataaagtagacagaattttaattaattaattttatttatttatgtatttattatttatcgttcatgaagaaaatttataaatgagacaaattttggaattGGCAATGATTTAAATAGAGAAGTTCGaagaaaaaatggagaaatattagaattgtcaaatagaataaattattgaaaagtaATGAAGTTGATTCAAATTCTAgtaattctaaaaataatttgaaaaagtatgaagtttggattttttttttcttataatgaatttttttaagaaattgcaTATGATATGTTAACCATGGAATCAAGTCATCACTAAGGATAGTGACAAGGCTGGATAGCCGAAGGCTAGTTGAGAAGTGAGCTGAGGCATGGAGATGCTCGACTATATGACTAATGAAGGCTGCGAATGGTGTATCAGGGTGAGGTGAGTCCCGGCGAGGCAAAAGTTACGGCCTAGACAAGAAGTGTTTATGTCGGCGGGCGGGAGGTTGCAACTTGCAATGGGGATGTCAGTTTAAGCTTGGAACTTGCTAGTGAAATACTTAAATGtgaatttacataaatataattatcgaagtaaaataatttcaagCTTAAttctagtagtactataaatttgataattagaCATTAATCAGGTATACCTGATACCGAACGAATACTGAAGATTCAATATGAACCCTGACTCCGCACCCGATAATTGTGAGCATCATATCCGATACTTATCGAACATTGACGATACTAATTAGAACCTGATGGTCGTGGACACTCAACAATTTAAAGTTTTACATAAAttacatattcaaatttaaaactagTTGTACGTACCATTATATTGGTTGAGGCTTAGGTCTAAGTTAACAGAGGTGTTTTGACAATTTGAATCCTCCTCGTGATAGTTTCATGACTATTTTAATAcgacttttaatttatatatttaatgtcacttttaatttcatcttctcctaaatgtatttgatatttaataatatatactcccttcatccgcgaacaggagtctcatttctttccaGTACAAGTTTTAtctaatgttaaaaaaagtggatggaaaataGTTATTGAAGTATgagtcccacttgtatatatattagttttaaatgatatgtgagcgGAATGAGTTGGTGAAATGTTAGGccttttaccatttatggtaattatgaaccgagactcctattcacggacggatcaaaatggaaaaacaggaTTCCTATTagcggacagagggagtatgtgaGAAAAAATTCATTCGATTAAATAAGTAGAAAAACTAACACGCCCTCCGTCACACAAGAGTATACACTCTTGGTTGGGTATAAATTTTTGTAcacaattgattaattaagagagatatcgaaaaaaaaaagtgattgaagtattatcagtggagaatgagtctcatctcattagagagaataaagtttttaaaattataaaatacatatgCTTGCGTGACAAACTAATAAAAGAAGGGATAACTGCCTTAAAAATCATtaacttttgccatttttcggtttttcccaCAACCTTTCACTGTAGCatacaaaatcataaactttgtCGGAGTGTGCAAATTTCCCTTTCGACCCGACCCATGACTTTTCCGGCTGAAATAACGCGGACGTGGCATGCCTGAGTTCTTACGTGGAATACGCCggaaatttataaaactacgtcgttttatacatacaaaaCGACGTCATTTTACAAATGAAAACcttcaatttcatcaaatcCCCAAATTAAACCCGAATTAGGGATTAAaactttcaatttcaatttcagcCTCTCCCATCGCGAAGTCGAGCTTCAGCTTGGTACGCAATATTAACTCCTTCAGATTGAAATCCATATCGAGGTAATAATTGATTCAATTAGCGATTCTCACTCTCCCGTCGTGAATTCGAGCTCCATTGTTTGGAGATGCAAAAATGATTCTCGTTTATGTTTTGAAATGTGAGATATCGGGTTCAATTATGGAACGTGAGTTTCTGGGAGTGAAGGTGAGTGAGATTGGGAGGAGACGGCGGTTGTGAAGGTGAGTGAGATTAGGGTAAAATTTGGGGGTAAAATTTAGGGgaagttttattaaaattgcatttaaataaaaaataatgtttcatGTTTAGTCAGCAGCCATGTAGGATTAAAACGACACGTCATCTATTTCTTTAACCGGAAAACCCGAAATGGGAAAACGGTGCACTCCGacaaagtttatgattttg is a window from the Salvia hispanica cultivar TCC Black 2014 chromosome 1, UniMelb_Shisp_WGS_1.0, whole genome shotgun sequence genome containing:
- the LOC125201484 gene encoding AAA-ATPase At2g46620, encoding MFVVNLLLILFSIVCSIFLVRWFLHRTALIYAVRKWVEWGGDRVHVHQHFKVPELNDSTQQQNLFYRRVSLYLSSLPSLEDSDFTNLFNGKKPNDIVLSVDDNQAIQDVFLGARVSWLNQVERDRGNQIVRRSFVLRIKKKDKRRILKPYLQHIHAVSDDIEQRGTELKIHNHRDGRWKSVPFNHPANFDALVLDPDLKAKIRHDLETFLKSKQYYHKLGRVWKRSYLLYGPSGTGKSSFIAATANLLNYDVYYVNLSQVADEADLNSLLLQTSSKSLIVVEDLDRYVSERSNARITSSGLLNFMDGLLNSQDERIFIFTMNNKDGIGIDPALLRPGRIDMHIHFPMCDFVSFKNLANNYLGVKEHKLFPQVEEIFQSGAKMSAAEISELMLVNRSSPSRALKSVISALQSNSKSGGKVATRLSDSSASSPAPPSIAEEGGGAAWKETMPKEFRKLYGLLRLKSSKRPGSFDQDECER